In Streptacidiphilus sp. P02-A3a, the DNA window AGCCGTTGACCCACTGGGTGCCGGAGCCCTGGCCCTGGTCGGGGGTGTCGTGGCCCTGCCCCCGGCTGTCGACGACCAGGTGGGCGTACCCGGCGGCGGGCGGCAGCAGGTGGTCGGTGGGGAAGCTCCGGCCGCCGCTGTAGCCGAGGTACTTGACGACCACCGGCAGCGGGGCGTCCGCGCCCCTGGGGAGCAGCAGCCAGGCGGCGATGGGCTCGCCGTTCCAGCCGGGGAAGCGGACGTCGAACACCTCGGTGGTGCGCAGCAGGGTGCCCTCGACCCGCGTCAGGGTGGGGGCGCCGCCGAGGCCGCGGGCCTCGGCGAGGGTCCCGGCCCAGAAGGCGTCGAAGTCGGCGGGGGCCGTGAGGGTGGGTCGGTAGTCGACGAGTTCGTCGTGGGGCAGATCGGTGAGTGGCATGTGCCTGGTCCTCGGGTGGGTCGGGTGCGGGCGGTGCGGGGTGGCGCCGCCGCGGGCTGCCGCGGTGGCGCCACCGCTCGCCGCGGTGATCAGTCCGACGTGCGCCACTCCACGACCCGGACCCCGTACCGGGGCAGGGTCAGCTCGCTGAGCGCGGTGCCGTCGAGGTCGAACAACCCGCCGCCGAACGGCAGCGCGGGCTTGACCGTCAGTTCCTCGCCGGACTGGCTGACCAGCCAGACGAAGGAGCGGCCGTCCTCGTGCAGCAGCCGGTCGACGGAGACCCGGGCGTCGTCCACGGTGACCGGGCGGCGCACCCCGGCGTGGCTCGCCAGGGCCTGGTACAGGGTGCTGGTGGCCTCCGGGTTGACCCGGGGCGTACCGGCCGCCATCTGCTCCAGCGGGTAGGTGGAGAAGACCACGCTGCCGCTGCCGACCTGGCGCAGCAGCAGCGCCGGGCGGCCGTGCGCGTCGGTGGCCAGCACCTCGGCGTCGAGCGGGACGACCGGCAGGAACACCCGGCCGCTGGCGTCCCCGGCGGCGCGGAAGCTCAGCCGTGCTCCCTCGGCCAAGCCGCCGAAGGGCCGGGTGAGGGTGAACACGATCTCGTCGTCCTCGATCGGGTTGACCAGGCCGTACTCCAACTGGTGCCGCACGCCGAACAGGTGGTTGAGGTGCGCGTACCAGGGGCCGCGCTGCTCGTCGTGGCTGCCGGCCGAGTAGGAGACGTAGACGGTCGCTCCGTCGCGGGCGCGCCGCTCCAGGGCGTACCAGGTCGGGGAGAGCAGTTGCTTGACCGAGGGGACGAGGTACAGCCGGGCGCCGTCGGCGAGGCCGTCGCTCTCGCGGGTCAGCGCCGGGGGCGCGTCGGCGAGCCGGGCGGCGACCCAGGCCTGGCGCAGCGTGGTCTGCGCGGAGCTGCGGTCCTCGGCCCGGGTGAACGGGTAGAGGGTGTCGAAGTAGGAGGTGACCACCAGCGCGGTGTCGCTGGGAGCGCGGTGGCAGCGGCCGAAGTCGACCTGCTCCAGGATCTTCGAGAAGGCCCTGAGTTCGGCGAACTGCGGTTTGGGCGCGCCGGTGCGGTCGGTCAGCCCGAAGTGCATCTCGAAGGCGTGGTGCAGGTAGGGCGGCTGGTCGGCCAGGTCGTCGTAGTCGGTGTTGTTCCAGGCGATCCAGCCGGTGGCGCCGGCCAGCAGCGAGTTGTGCAGCGACTGGCGGTAGTAGTGGCAGGCGTTGGCGTCCGAGACGAAGTCGCTGGTGACGCCGAACTCCTCAAGCACGACCGGGGCGCCGAAGGTGCTGTTGAGTTCGCAGACCCAGGCGGCGGCGTGGTGCTGGCGGACCGGGTCGTCCTCCATCCGGTAGACGTGCGGGCCGAGGAAGTCGCAGATCTCGACGCTGTGGCGGATCCGGAAGCCGTTGTCGTGGCCGGTGTTCTCCAGGCCCCAGGCGCCGTCGCCGAGGGAGACCGGCTGGGTGGCCCCGGCGGCGCGGACGGCGTTGACGACCGTCTCGGCCCAGGAGGAGACCGCCTCGGCGGTGGCGGTGCGGGCGTCGCCGTAGATCGGCATCTCGTTGGAGACCAGCCAGCCGGCGACGGCGGGGTGGTCCTTGAAGCGGCGGACCATCTCCTTGGCGAACCAGGCCTGGCGGGCGACCATCCAGACGTCGTTGTAGAGGTCCCGGTCGCCGCGCCAGGCGGGGTCCCAGTTCTCGCCGGACATGTGGCCGACGATGAAGGTGGGGATGGTGGTCAGGCCCTCGGCCTGGTGGCGGTCGAGGAAGTCGGCGAACCGGTCGCACAGTTCCTCGTCCACCCGGTCGGGGGCGGGCATGAAGTCCGGCCAGTAGTAGAACGAGCGGGTGACGTTCAGACCGTGCTCGCGCAGCGTGCGCAGTTCGGTGCTGATCAGCTCGCCGTCGTAGCAGCGCCACATCAGCGGTCCGCCGGCCCGGGACCAGTAGTTGACGCCCAGCCAGGTGACCGGGCGGCAGTCGGTGCCGAGGCGGGCGGAGCCCCGGGGCAGGGCTTGCTGGTGGAGGCTTTCGAGCATGGAGGCATCCCCTCGGAGCGCGAGCCAGATGTCGCGGCGCAGATCGGGCGGTCGTGCCTGCGGACCCGTTGCGGACGGGCGGCTCCGTTGGCGTGCCCATAGAAGCACTAGACCGGTTTACTGGCAATGCCGCGGACGCACTCCGTTTGCCTGCGGGAGATATTCGACAGGTTTCGACGGGCCCAGCGGCGGCTGACGTTGCCGGATTGTTACCGGATCGACTAAACCGCATTAGCAGAACGCCGCAGGTGGGGCTGCGGGCCCCGTCCGGCGGTCAGCCGCGCGGGGCCGGGCCGGTGCTGCTGCGGATCTGCAGCCGGGGTGCCGGGTCCTCCAGGTCACCGACCTCCGCGCCGCCCGCGAGCTCCCGCAGCAGCCGGGCGGCGCGCGCGCCGTAGCCCGCGATGTCCCGGCTCAGCGCCGTCAGCGAGGGGTTGACCAGCCCGCACAGCGGCGAGTCGTCCCAGGCGATCAGCGAGACGTCCCGCGGTACCCGCAGGCCCAGGGCCTGCACCGCGGTCAGGCCGGAGAGCGCCATCACGTCGTTGTCGTACACCAGCGCGGTCGGCGGCAGCCCGCCGTCCGGCTGGTCCGGGCGCAGCAGCAGCCGGGTCGCCGCCGCCCCCTGCTCGCCGCTGTAGTCGGTGGCCACGGTCCGGCCGAGCACCCCGTACTCGGCGCTGAGCTGCTCGAACGCGGTGCCCCTGATCCGGGTGTGCAGCAGTGGCTCCGGTCCGGAGATCCGGCCGATCCGGCGGTGCCCGAGTCCGACCAGGTGCCGCAGCGCGGTCCGGACCGCGGCCCGGTCGTCGCTCCAGACCGCGGGCAGGCTGCCGGAGGAGCCGGGGCCGCCGACCACCACGGTCGGCATCCTCAGCTCCTCCAGCACCGGGATGCGCGGATCGTCCTGCCTCAGGTCGACCAGGAACACCCCGTCCACCCGGCGGCGGGCCCACCAGGAGCGGTAGATGCCGAGCTCGGCCCGCTGGTCCTCGGCGACGGTGAACAGCAACGGAGTGCCGTCGCCCGAGAGTTCGCCCTGGATGCCGGAGATCAGGTTCATGAAGAAGGGCTCCAGGCCCAGGGTCCGCGCGGGACGGTCCACGACCAGCCCGAACGCGCCCGCGCGGCCGTCGGACAGGGCCACGGCGGCGCTGTTGGGCTGCCAGCCCAGCTCCTCGGCGATGGCGAGGATCCGCCGCCGGGTCGGTTCGGAGACGCCGGGTCGGCCGTTGAGCGCGAAGGACACCGCGCCCTTGGTCACACCGGCGCGGTTGGCGATGTCGAGCATCGTCGGACGTTTCACGGGGGCTCCTCGGATGGGCACCGGAGGTGGGAGAGCACAAAACCGGTTCAGTGGTACCGGTGTACCCGGCAGTATCGGCACAGGGATTTACCTAAATCAACACCGGGGCATTGACACCCCGCCGGACTCCATTCTACGTTTTCGGCACGCCATACCCTTATCCGGTCGCCGGTGTGCGGACCGCCGCCGACCATACTCCGCGTCACCGTGCGGAGACTCTTCGCGGGTGTGGCCCCCCTTCCCGTGCGCCCCCCTGCGACGCGTTTCGGCGTCCCCGGCCCGGGACGGGAGCCGTCCTGCCGCGCGCCCTTGGCCCGGCGGGGCACGTGAGCGCCTTCCCGATCTGCTCGACCACTCTCCAGAGGGACCCTCGACATGAATCTCAGACCGAAGCCCGCCGGACTGCTCGCCGGTGCCACCGCCGTCACCGCGCTGATCGCCCTGTCCGGGTGCGGCGGTTCCGCCTCCGGTGGCGGCTCGTCCTCCTCCGCCTCGGGCCCGCACGGGACGCTGACCCTGGCCACCGGCGCCACCGGGAGCTTCGCGGACGACTTCAATCCGTTCTCGCCGAACGTCGAGGCCCCGACCAACGGGATGATCTACGAGCCGCTGTTCTTCTTCAACACCGCCAAGGCCGGGGACGTGCAGAGCTGGCTCGGCACCAGCTACGCCTGGTCCAACGGCGGCAGGACCCTCACGGTGAACCTGCGGCACGGGGTCACCTGGTCCGACGGGCAGCCGTTCACCAGCGCCGACGTCGCCTTCAGCTTCAACCAGAAGATCCAGAACAAGGCGCTGAACAGCTACGGGCTGCCGCTGGCCGGTGCCACCACCAACGGCGACTACCAGGCGATCATCACGTTCACCCAGTCCCAGGTCACCAACGGCTACCTGATCCTGGGCAAGTCCTTCATCCTGCCGAAGCACATCTGGTCCACCGTGAGCGACCCGACGACCTGGCAGAACACCAGGCCGGTCGGCACCGGCGCGTTCGAGGTGCAGAGCGTGTCCGGTCAGGTGATGACCCTGACCGCGAACACCCACTACTACATGCCCGGCTTCCCGAAGGTGAAGACGCTGAAGTACCTCGCCTTCAGCGGCAACAACGGCACCGACGCGGCGGTGGAGAGCGGCGAGGTGGACTGGGGCGGCGGCTTCATCCCCGACATCCAGACCACCTACCTCGACAAGAACAAGAACTACGTGCTCAGCAACGTGCCGCTGGCGGACACCTTCCTGCTGCCGAACACGAGGTCCGGCCCGACCACCGACCTCGCGCTGCGGCAGGCGATCAGCGAGGCGATGGACCGCGACTTCATCAGCAAGTCCGTCTACAACGGCGAGACCACCCCGACCAACCCCGAGGCGCTGCTCTCGCCGAACTTCGACTCGGTGGCCGACCCGGCGCTGGCCAACGCCTCCTTCGACGAGGGTCCGGCCAACGCCAAGGCGACTCTCGGCAAGGCCGGGTACAAGCTGGGCTCCGACGGCATGTTCAGCCTGCCGGACGGACAGCCGCTGAACCTCACCGTGCAGTACGTCTCCGGCTACACGGACTACGAGAGCATCCTGCAGATCGTGCAGCAGGAGCTGGCCGAGGCCGGGATCAGGATCACCATCGCCGCCCCGTCCTACGCGCAGTACACCACCAACCAGGACGACGGAGACTTCCAACTGCTGCTCACCAACGCGGGCTACACCCCCAGCCCGTACTCGTACTACTACAACCTGCTGGACAGCGCGGTCGCCCCGGCCATCGGCACCGCCGACACCGTCGGCAACTTCGGCCGCTACGCCAACCCGGCGGTGGACGCCGCGCTCACGCGGATCGCCGGGACCAGCGACACCGCCGTCCAGGACCAGGCCTTCGCCACGGTCGAGCAGGCGGTCGCCGACGACCTGCCGATCATCCCGCTGTTCCAGGCCCAGGACGAGATCGAGATCAACGGCGACAACGTCAC includes these proteins:
- a CDS encoding cellulase family glycosylhydrolase, producing the protein MPRGSARLGTDCRPVTWLGVNYWSRAGGPLMWRCYDGELISTELRTLREHGLNVTRSFYYWPDFMPAPDRVDEELCDRFADFLDRHQAEGLTTIPTFIVGHMSGENWDPAWRGDRDLYNDVWMVARQAWFAKEMVRRFKDHPAVAGWLVSNEMPIYGDARTATAEAVSSWAETVVNAVRAAGATQPVSLGDGAWGLENTGHDNGFRIRHSVEICDFLGPHVYRMEDDPVRQHHAAAWVCELNSTFGAPVVLEEFGVTSDFVSDANACHYYRQSLHNSLLAGATGWIAWNNTDYDDLADQPPYLHHAFEMHFGLTDRTGAPKPQFAELRAFSKILEQVDFGRCHRAPSDTALVVTSYFDTLYPFTRAEDRSSAQTTLRQAWVAARLADAPPALTRESDGLADGARLYLVPSVKQLLSPTWYALERRARDGATVYVSYSAGSHDEQRGPWYAHLNHLFGVRHQLEYGLVNPIEDDEIVFTLTRPFGGLAEGARLSFRAAGDASGRVFLPVVPLDAEVLATDAHGRPALLLRQVGSGSVVFSTYPLEQMAAGTPRVNPEATSTLYQALASHAGVRRPVTVDDARVSVDRLLHEDGRSFVWLVSQSGEELTVKPALPFGGGLFDLDGTALSELTLPRYGVRVVEWRTSD
- a CDS encoding LacI family DNA-binding transcriptional regulator — translated: MKRPTMLDIANRAGVTKGAVSFALNGRPGVSEPTRRRILAIAEELGWQPNSAAVALSDGRAGAFGLVVDRPARTLGLEPFFMNLISGIQGELSGDGTPLLFTVAEDQRAELGIYRSWWARRRVDGVFLVDLRQDDPRIPVLEELRMPTVVVGGPGSSGSLPAVWSDDRAAVRTALRHLVGLGHRRIGRISGPEPLLHTRIRGTAFEQLSAEYGVLGRTVATDYSGEQGAAATRLLLRPDQPDGGLPPTALVYDNDVMALSGLTAVQALGLRVPRDVSLIAWDDSPLCGLVNPSLTALSRDIAGYGARAARLLRELAGGAEVGDLEDPAPRLQIRSSTGPAPRG
- a CDS encoding ABC transporter substrate-binding protein; this translates as MNLRPKPAGLLAGATAVTALIALSGCGGSASGGGSSSSASGPHGTLTLATGATGSFADDFNPFSPNVEAPTNGMIYEPLFFFNTAKAGDVQSWLGTSYAWSNGGRTLTVNLRHGVTWSDGQPFTSADVAFSFNQKIQNKALNSYGLPLAGATTNGDYQAIITFTQSQVTNGYLILGKSFILPKHIWSTVSDPTTWQNTRPVGTGAFEVQSVSGQVMTLTANTHYYMPGFPKVKTLKYLAFSGNNGTDAAVESGEVDWGGGFIPDIQTTYLDKNKNYVLSNVPLADTFLLPNTRSGPTTDLALRQAISEAMDRDFISKSVYNGETTPTNPEALLSPNFDSVADPALANASFDEGPANAKATLGKAGYKLGSDGMFSLPDGQPLNLTVQYVSGYTDYESILQIVQQELAEAGIRITIAAPSYAQYTTNQDDGDFQLLLTNAGYTPSPYSYYYNLLDSAVAPAIGTADTVGNFGRYANPAVDAALTRIAGTSDTAVQDQAFATVEQAVADDLPIIPLFQAQDEIEINGDNVTGYPTAADPYAATPLWLQPDDAWVAMRIATK